A genomic region of Methanothermobacter thermautotrophicus str. Delta H contains the following coding sequences:
- a CDS encoding XTP/dITP diphosphatase, whose protein sequence is MKVTFITGNKHKLSEAEKIFHGTGIELMHADLGYPELQGTLEEVARYGAEHAARIMDGPVIVEDAGLFIRALKWFPGPYSAYVQDTIGNRGILKLMENVEDRYAEFRSAVGFCTPNSEPEVFLGVVKGRIGTEERGTMGFAFDPLFYPEGMDKSFGELSTSEKNRFSHRSRALKKFAEWYIENYEVI, encoded by the coding sequence ATGAAGGTAACATTTATAACCGGTAATAAACACAAGTTATCTGAGGCAGAGAAGATATTCCATGGTACTGGAATAGAACTGATGCATGCTGATCTGGGCTACCCGGAACTTCAGGGAACACTTGAGGAGGTGGCCCGTTACGGTGCAGAACATGCTGCCAGGATCATGGATGGTCCTGTGATCGTTGAGGACGCAGGACTGTTTATAAGGGCTCTTAAATGGTTTCCAGGACCCTATTCTGCCTATGTACAGGATACCATAGGAAACCGTGGCATATTAAAGCTCATGGAAAATGTTGAAGATCGCTACGCCGAGTTCAGGTCGGCTGTTGGGTTCTGCACCCCCAACTCCGAACCCGAGGTTTTTTTAGGCGTGGTGAAGGGACGTATAGGTACTGAGGAGCGCGGAACAATGGGTTTCGCCTTCGACCCGTTATTCTATCCTGAAGGGATGGATAAAAGCTTCGGAGAACTCAGTACCTCAGAGAAGAACAGGTTTTCGCATCGAAGCAGGGCCCTTAAAAAATTTGCAGAATGGTACATTGAAAATTATGAGGTGATTTGA
- the cobT gene encoding nicotinate mononucleotide-dependent phosphoribosyltransferase CobT — protein MFDGLKIYGSGNYLEGVTDRDSLFICAVATTETSRIPGITGAGASPELTEYTPAADVELIVHDAPRCLPEIPQTIVEGEAAPTPAVITKAALELAEVPFMVADAGASVKPDVPYININSEPGGDIRTGRAVTEPQRIYERGLMVGRTLSSLTEHLVVGESTPAGTTTALGVLTALGYDADFRVSASMPHNPHDLKREVVMAGLSNAGIEKGDCSREPFRAVEAVGDPMIPAVAGICMGSTVPVTLAGGTQMTAVCALMRAIDPDFDFSDTAIATTIFVAEDSTSDINRIAEQIGDIDIYVVDPDFGSASHRGLHEYLNGSVKEGVGAGGAMLLALLHGIPVEMVRERIEELCNTILA, from the coding sequence ATGTTTGATGGACTGAAGATCTATGGTTCCGGCAATTACCTTGAAGGTGTTACTGACAGGGATTCCCTGTTCATCTGCGCCGTTGCAACAACCGAGACATCAAGAATCCCGGGAATAACAGGGGCAGGAGCAAGCCCCGAACTCACAGAGTACACTCCAGCAGCTGATGTTGAACTCATAGTTCATGATGCCCCCAGGTGTCTTCCTGAGATACCCCAGACCATCGTGGAGGGGGAGGCAGCCCCCACACCGGCTGTGATAACCAAGGCGGCCCTGGAACTTGCAGAGGTCCCCTTCATGGTCGCCGATGCAGGCGCCTCGGTTAAACCCGATGTTCCCTATATAAACATTAACTCCGAACCCGGAGGTGATATAAGGACAGGGAGGGCGGTCACCGAACCTCAAAGGATATATGAGAGGGGTTTGATGGTTGGAAGGACCCTCTCCTCCCTCACAGAGCATCTGGTGGTGGGTGAGAGCACACCGGCAGGTACAACAACTGCCCTGGGCGTTTTAACGGCCCTGGGATATGATGCTGATTTCAGGGTCAGCGCCAGCATGCCCCACAACCCACATGACCTCAAGAGGGAGGTTGTGATGGCAGGACTCAGTAATGCAGGGATCGAGAAGGGGGACTGCTCCAGGGAACCCTTCAGGGCAGTGGAGGCAGTGGGGGACCCCATGATACCTGCGGTTGCAGGGATATGCATGGGCAGCACTGTACCGGTGACCCTTGCAGGTGGTACCCAGATGACAGCGGTCTGCGCCCTTATGAGGGCCATTGACCCGGACTTCGACTTTTCAGATACAGCAATTGCAACGACCATATTCGTTGCCGAGGACAGCACCTCCGATATAAACAGGATAGCAGAGCAGATAGGTGATATTGACATCTATGTGGTTGACCCTGACTTCGGGTCTGCCTCGCACAGGGGGCTCCATGAGTACCTCAACGGTTCTGTGAAGGAGGGTGTTGGGGCCGGCGGCGCCATGCTACTGGCACTTCTCCATGGCATACCCGTTGAAATGGTGAGGGAGCGTATCGAGGAACTCTGCAATACAATACTGGCCTGA
- a CDS encoding bifunctional N(6)-L-threonylcarbamoyladenine synthase/serine/threonine protein kinase: MLCLGIEGTAEKTGVGIVDEAGNVLSLRGKPLIPEKGGIHPREAAEHHAKWIPRLIAEACRDAGVELGEIGLISFSRGPGLGPALRTVATAARTLALSLDVPIVGVNHCIGHIEIGRLTTGASDPVSLYVSGGNTQVIAFNEGRYRVFGETLDIAVGNMLDQFARESGLGHPGGPVIEQLALKASEYIELPYSVKGMDISFSGLLTAALRKMEAGASLEDLAYSIQETAFSMLVEVTERALAYTEKNQVLLCGGVAVNRRLRDMLREMCQEHHVEFHMPPPEYCGDNGAMIAWLGQLVYKYRGPDALEDTTVVQRYRTDEVDVPWMRESEAGIELPPDILAKGAEANIYRGQWIGRPCIIKERISKGYRIPEIDQKLRSSRTRREARLINQAKGAGVHTPVLFDVDPDGGVMVMEEVRGTPFRDAVEDTELCSRIGEAIGRLHHAGIIHGDLTGSNIIIRGGDVVFIDFGLGRFSDEIEDMGVDLLVLKKSLESTHYALAGECFSRVLEGYGKIIDADIQSKIREIESRGRYTD, translated from the coding sequence ATGTTGTGTCTTGGTATAGAGGGAACTGCAGAGAAGACAGGTGTTGGTATCGTCGATGAGGCTGGAAACGTCCTATCACTGCGGGGAAAGCCACTTATACCTGAAAAGGGAGGTATACATCCCAGGGAGGCTGCTGAACACCATGCAAAATGGATACCCCGTCTCATTGCTGAGGCATGCCGTGATGCAGGTGTTGAACTCGGGGAAATAGGACTGATATCGTTTTCGAGGGGTCCGGGCCTTGGACCAGCCCTCAGGACCGTTGCAACAGCAGCTAGAACACTCGCACTTTCACTTGATGTTCCGATAGTTGGTGTTAACCACTGCATAGGTCACATAGAGATAGGCCGGCTCACCACAGGGGCCAGTGACCCTGTTTCACTCTATGTGAGCGGCGGGAACACCCAGGTCATAGCCTTCAACGAGGGAAGGTACCGTGTCTTCGGTGAAACCCTCGACATAGCCGTCGGTAACATGCTCGACCAGTTTGCAAGGGAATCTGGTCTGGGACACCCGGGCGGTCCGGTCATTGAGCAGCTTGCATTGAAGGCCTCAGAGTACATTGAACTTCCCTACAGCGTTAAGGGGATGGATATATCCTTCTCAGGGCTTCTAACGGCTGCTTTAAGAAAAATGGAGGCTGGTGCAAGCCTTGAGGATCTGGCTTACAGCATCCAGGAGACAGCGTTTTCCATGCTGGTGGAGGTTACAGAGCGGGCCCTGGCATACACAGAAAAGAATCAGGTCCTCCTCTGTGGTGGAGTGGCTGTTAACAGGCGTCTGAGGGATATGCTGAGGGAGATGTGCCAGGAGCACCACGTGGAATTCCACATGCCTCCCCCTGAGTACTGTGGTGATAACGGTGCGATGATTGCCTGGCTCGGTCAGCTCGTCTACAAGTACAGGGGGCCGGATGCCCTGGAGGACACCACGGTGGTGCAGCGTTACCGGACCGATGAGGTGGATGTCCCCTGGATGAGGGAATCAGAGGCAGGAATAGAGCTCCCCCCTGACATCCTGGCCAAGGGTGCCGAGGCAAATATCTACAGGGGCCAGTGGATTGGGAGGCCCTGCATAATAAAGGAGAGGATATCCAAGGGTTACAGAATACCTGAAATTGATCAGAAGCTCAGGTCATCCAGGACCCGGAGGGAGGCCAGGCTCATCAACCAGGCCAAGGGCGCCGGTGTGCACACACCAGTACTGTTCGATGTCGACCCTGATGGAGGGGTTATGGTCATGGAGGAGGTTCGCGGCACCCCATTCAGGGACGCTGTTGAGGATACAGAGCTCTGTTCAAGGATCGGTGAGGCCATAGGGAGGCTCCATCACGCGGGTATAATACACGGGGATCTCACAGGATCCAACATAATCATCAGGGGGGGTGATGTGGTCTTCATAGACTTTGGACTTGGGAGGTTCTCAGATGAAATCGAGGATATGGGTGTGGATCTCCTTGTCCTCAAAAAGTCCCTTGAAAGCACCCACTACGCCCTGGCCGGCGAGTGTTTCAGCAGGGTCCTTGAGGGGTACGGTAAGATAATAGATGCTGACATCCAGTCAAAGATAAGGGAGATAGAGTCCCGGGGAAGATACACTGACTGA
- a CDS encoding 30S ribosomal protein S15: MSLKPDWVEYSNEEIEDLIVKLYREGNSTSKIGIILRDQHGIPSVKAVTGLKITQILEKHEMKPEYPEDLMNLIRKAVNIRDHLKEHPKDLHTRRGLQIVESKIRRLVRYYVREGVLPEGWRYDPQKAALLVK; encoded by the coding sequence ATGTCTCTAAAACCTGATTGGGTTGAATACTCAAATGAAGAAATAGAGGATCTTATAGTCAAACTATACAGGGAGGGTAACTCCACCAGCAAAATAGGTATAATACTGAGGGACCAGCACGGCATACCCAGCGTAAAGGCCGTTACAGGGCTTAAAATAACACAGATACTTGAGAAGCATGAAATGAAACCTGAATACCCTGAGGACCTCATGAATCTCATAAGGAAGGCTGTTAACATAAGGGATCATCTTAAGGAACACCCAAAGGACCTCCACACAAGGAGGGGCCTTCAGATCGTTGAATCAAAGATAAGGCGCCTTGTCAGGTACTATGTGAGAGAAGGTGTCCTTCCTGAAGGATGGAGATATGACCCACAGAAAGCAGCCCTCCTCGTCAAGTAA
- the ilvE gene encoding branched-chain-amino-acid transaminase: MSCEASGKIWLNGEMVEWEEATVHVLSHVVHYGSSVFEGIRCYRNSKGSAIFRLREHVKRLFDSAKIYRMDIPYTQEQICDAIVETVRENGLEECYIRPVVFRGYGEMGVHPVNCPVDVAVAAWEWGAYLGAEALEVGVDAGVSTWRRMAPNTMPNMAKAGGNYLNSQLAKMEAVRHGYDEAIMLDYHGYISEGSGENIFLVSEGEIYTPPVSSSLLRGITRDSVIKIARTEGVTVHEEPITREMLYIADEAFFTGTAAEITPIRSVDGIEIGAGRRGPVTKLLQDEFFRIIRAETEDSFGWLTYI; encoded by the coding sequence ATGTCATGCGAAGCCAGTGGAAAGATATGGTTAAACGGTGAAATGGTTGAATGGGAAGAAGCCACCGTCCACGTACTCTCACATGTTGTGCATTATGGATCATCTGTCTTTGAGGGAATAAGGTGCTACAGGAACAGTAAGGGGTCAGCCATCTTCCGTTTGCGGGAGCATGTTAAACGCCTTTTTGATTCTGCAAAGATATACCGGATGGACATACCCTACACCCAGGAGCAGATATGTGATGCCATAGTTGAGACCGTCAGGGAGAACGGACTTGAGGAGTGCTATATAAGACCCGTGGTATTCAGGGGATACGGTGAGATGGGTGTTCACCCGGTGAACTGCCCAGTGGACGTCGCTGTGGCTGCCTGGGAATGGGGGGCCTATCTGGGTGCAGAGGCCCTTGAGGTTGGTGTCGATGCTGGTGTTTCAACCTGGCGGAGGATGGCACCAAACACAATGCCCAACATGGCAAAGGCCGGCGGTAACTACCTCAACTCACAGCTTGCCAAGATGGAGGCTGTGAGACACGGCTATGATGAGGCCATAATGCTGGACTACCATGGCTACATAAGTGAGGGTAGCGGGGAGAACATATTCCTCGTCAGTGAGGGTGAAATTTACACCCCCCCTGTTTCATCATCCCTTCTGAGGGGGATAACAAGGGACTCCGTAATAAAGATAGCCAGGACCGAGGGTGTTACCGTGCATGAGGAACCCATAACCAGGGAGATGCTCTACATCGCAGATGAGGCCTTCTTCACAGGTACAGCCGCAGAGATAACACCCATCAGATCAGTTGATGGTATAGAGATAGGTGCCGGGCGAAGGGGTCCCGTTACAAAGCTGCTGCAGGATGAGTTCTTCAGGATAATCAGGGCAGAGACAGAGGACAGCTTCGGATGGCTCACCTACATCTGA